Proteins found in one Lutimonas zeaxanthinifaciens genomic segment:
- a CDS encoding ion transporter, whose product MKNDQATNNWREKWHEIIYEADSRAGKYFDLILIVAIIFSIILVMLESVKELDSKYHQFFDISEWVITILFSIEYVLRIITVKKPKSYIFSFYGIIDFLSTIPKYLSLFIGGAHALVALRALRLLRIFRILKLVRFVGATENLGKALKASRYKIFVFISAVMIICVIIGTLMYLIEGDPSGFTSIPRSIYWAIVTLTTVGYGDIAPQTAIGQLMASLVMILGYGIIAIPTGIVSVEMARGKGEKINMNTNSCESCSADNHKENAKFCYKCGEEL is encoded by the coding sequence TTGAAAAATGATCAAGCGACAAATAATTGGAGAGAAAAATGGCATGAAATAATCTATGAGGCGGATTCCCGTGCAGGTAAATATTTCGACCTCATTCTTATTGTTGCCATAATATTCAGTATTATTCTGGTGATGCTTGAAAGTGTCAAAGAATTAGATTCTAAGTATCATCAATTCTTTGACATTTCAGAATGGGTAATAACCATTTTATTCTCAATAGAATACGTCCTTAGAATCATTACCGTAAAAAAACCCAAGTCTTATATTTTTAGTTTTTATGGAATCATTGATTTTTTATCAACGATCCCAAAATACCTGTCACTGTTTATCGGCGGTGCTCACGCCCTGGTTGCGTTAAGGGCTTTAAGACTGTTGCGTATTTTCAGGATCCTGAAACTGGTCAGGTTCGTCGGAGCAACTGAGAATCTTGGGAAGGCTCTCAAAGCCTCGCGTTACAAAATATTTGTCTTTATCTCTGCGGTAATGATCATCTGTGTGATCATCGGAACTTTAATGTATTTGATTGAGGGTGATCCAAGCGGTTTTACAAGCATTCCAAGAAGTATTTATTGGGCAATTGTAACGCTGACCACTGTGGGATATGGTGATATTGCACCACAAACAGCAATTGGACAGCTAATGGCAAGCCTTGTTATGATTCTGGGTTATGGTATAATTGCCATACCTACTGGCATTGTGAGTGTTGAGATGGCCAGAGGCAAGGGTGAGAAAATAAATATGAATACAAATTCCTGTGAATCCTGTTCGGCAGACAATCATAAGGAGAATGCAAAATTTTGTTACAAATGCGGAGAGGAATTATGA
- a CDS encoding exonuclease domain-containing protein yields the protein MDFAIIDVETTGGKFNEEGITEIAIHRFNGIDITDTFISLINPEREIQPFVANLTGINNKMLRNAPKFYEVAKRLIEILEDCVLVAHNSSFDYRVIRNEFYRLGYDFEMPTLCTVELSKKLIPDLESYSLGKLCRTIGIPVSDRHRANGDAIATLKLFEILLQKDKEKLIVKKTIKEGNQRDLSEKQLKLLEGIPSSSGLFFFHRYNGEVLYVGKGKNMHSTVNHLFLKTSNRSRSLVKELSSVSFELTGSDLLTRLKFEEALSQHKPRFNRTKKMDYKLVSFNHENMILIDKGRNEGEKSVVLIENNQYQGYAYAELRHQFNNLGVLKKLIISSEKSLIHSAIVKKYLASNKVEQIIRF from the coding sequence ATGGATTTTGCGATTATTGATGTAGAGACGACTGGAGGAAAATTCAATGAAGAGGGAATTACAGAGATCGCTATTCATCGATTTAACGGTATTGACATTACCGACACTTTCATTAGCCTGATCAACCCGGAAAGAGAAATCCAGCCTTTTGTGGCGAATTTAACCGGTATAAACAATAAAATGCTCCGGAACGCACCAAAATTCTATGAAGTTGCCAAGAGACTGATTGAAATTCTTGAAGATTGCGTTCTTGTGGCGCACAATAGCAGCTTTGATTACAGGGTAATTCGAAATGAGTTTTACAGACTGGGATATGATTTCGAGATGCCAACTCTATGTACCGTTGAATTAAGTAAAAAACTCATCCCTGATCTAGAATCATATAGCCTGGGCAAATTATGCAGAACGATAGGAATACCGGTCAGTGACAGACATCGAGCCAACGGTGATGCCATAGCTACCCTGAAACTATTCGAAATTCTTCTCCAAAAAGACAAGGAAAAACTCATTGTCAAAAAAACGATTAAAGAAGGAAATCAAAGAGACCTTTCAGAAAAGCAATTGAAATTACTCGAAGGGATCCCTTCCTCTTCAGGATTATTCTTTTTTCACAGATACAACGGAGAAGTTCTTTACGTCGGAAAAGGAAAGAATATGCATAGTACGGTGAATCATTTGTTTTTAAAAACTTCAAATAGATCAAGGTCCTTGGTCAAGGAACTGAGTTCGGTTTCTTTTGAGCTCACAGGAAGCGACCTATTGACCCGGCTCAAATTTGAAGAGGCCTTGTCACAGCACAAACCCAGGTTCAACAGAACAAAAAAAATGGATTATAAATTGGTTTCTTTCAATCATGAAAACATGATATTGATAGATAAAGGCCGAAATGAAGGAGAAAAATCTGTTGTTTTAATTGAAAATAACCAATATCAAGGTTATGCCTATGCAGAACTCAGGCATCAGTTTAATAATCTGGGGGTACTGAAAAAGCTGATAATCAGCAGTGAAAAATCTTTGATTCACAGTGCAATTGTAAAAAAATACCTCGCTTCAAATAAGGTTGAACAAATCATCCGTTTTTGA
- a CDS encoding M28 family peptidase, whose translation MQKIIFGVLVFFLVSCGAGKTEIEKRDAIKEKYASEIKTEDLKEHLFLLSSDILEGRKTGEKRQKMAVNYMTAFYDHNGLLAPKNYPEYTQEIEKEFFDGKSKGPSSNVLAYIEGSEFPNEVIIITAHYDHLGMSNDEVYNGADDNASGTSAVMELAQSFQLAKKQGKGPRRSILFLHLTGEEIGLFGSQYYIENPVYSLDSTVVNLNIDMVGRVDEKHINQREYIYLIGSDRLSKDLHKLAQETNKKYTQLKLDYTYNQHDDPNNYYERSDHFNFAQMNIPVIFFFNGSHSDYHRISDTADKIDFELLALRTKFIFYTAWEIANRDERIEADKK comes from the coding sequence ATGCAAAAGATAATATTCGGTGTCCTGGTATTTTTTCTGGTTTCCTGCGGAGCTGGTAAAACCGAAATTGAAAAAAGAGATGCAATAAAAGAAAAGTATGCCAGTGAAATTAAAACTGAAGATTTAAAGGAACATTTGTTCCTCTTATCTTCAGATATTTTAGAAGGTAGAAAAACAGGAGAGAAAAGGCAGAAAATGGCTGTAAATTATATGACAGCGTTTTATGATCACAATGGACTTTTGGCACCAAAAAATTATCCTGAATATACTCAGGAAATAGAGAAAGAATTTTTTGACGGAAAATCTAAAGGGCCTTCCTCCAACGTGCTTGCCTACATTGAAGGTTCCGAATTTCCCAACGAAGTGATTATAATCACAGCGCATTATGACCACCTTGGAATGAGCAATGACGAAGTCTATAATGGAGCTGATGATAATGCCTCAGGGACTTCTGCGGTAATGGAGCTCGCCCAATCCTTTCAATTGGCAAAAAAACAAGGCAAGGGACCTAGACGATCTATCTTATTTTTGCATCTAACCGGCGAAGAAATAGGGCTTTTTGGATCTCAATATTATATTGAGAACCCTGTGTATTCATTGGACAGCACTGTAGTGAACCTGAATATTGATATGGTTGGACGCGTGGATGAAAAACATATAAATCAGAGAGAATATATTTATCTTATAGGTTCTGACAGGCTTAGCAAAGATCTTCATAAACTGGCCCAGGAAACCAATAAGAAATACACCCAACTTAAACTTGACTATACCTATAACCAACATGATGACCCCAATAACTATTATGAACGTTCGGATCATTTCAATTTTGCCCAGATGAATATCCCTGTTATTTTCTTTTTCAATGGCAGCCATTCGGATTATCACAGAATATCAGATACTGCCGATAAAATAGACTTTGAATTACTGGCCCTGAGAACTAAATTTATCTTTTACACGGCATGGGAAATTGCCAACCGGGACGAAAGGATTGAGGCCGATAAAAAATAA
- a CDS encoding ABC transporter ATP-binding protein produces MALKESHSVLKTSHLSIGYTGKKNEKLISNNLELTLQKGELICLIGKNGIGKSTLIRTLSKMQPRLSGEILLNNQNIDTYSRNELAKNISLVLTEKIPASNLTVYELIALGRQPYTNWIGKLIDEDVQQINKALETSDLTELAHERCDKLSDGQLQRAMICRALAQNTEIIILDEPTAHLDVQHKIETFRLLKNISHKLDRAILISTHEIQLATQISDKLWLMTDEGIIQGKPSKLIENEDINLLFDSEKIRFDKETNQFIMK; encoded by the coding sequence ATGGCATTGAAAGAATCACATAGCGTATTAAAAACGAGCCATTTAAGCATCGGTTACACGGGAAAAAAAAATGAGAAGTTAATTTCGAACAACCTGGAACTAACTCTTCAAAAGGGAGAACTCATTTGTCTCATAGGAAAAAATGGTATTGGAAAATCTACGCTCATCCGGACTTTGAGTAAAATGCAACCACGATTATCCGGTGAAATCCTGCTGAATAATCAAAACATTGATACCTATTCAAGAAATGAACTCGCAAAAAATATCAGCCTCGTCTTAACGGAAAAAATTCCGGCGAGCAATCTTACCGTTTATGAACTCATTGCATTAGGAAGACAGCCCTATACGAATTGGATCGGAAAGTTGATCGATGAGGATGTTCAGCAGATCAATAAGGCACTGGAAACTTCAGATCTTACTGAACTTGCCCATGAAAGATGTGACAAGCTGAGCGATGGTCAGTTACAGAGAGCCATGATTTGCAGGGCTCTGGCGCAGAATACAGAAATCATCATTCTGGATGAACCTACCGCCCATCTCGATGTCCAGCATAAAATTGAAACCTTTCGGCTTCTAAAAAATATATCCCATAAACTAGATCGGGCCATACTTATTTCCACTCATGAAATTCAACTTGCCACCCAGATTTCGGATAAACTCTGGCTCATGACTGATGAAGGAATTATTCAGGGGAAACCCTCTAAACTAATTGAAAACGAAGATATTAATCTTCTTTTTGACAGTGAAAAAATTCGTTTTGACAAAGAAACTAATCAGTTTATCATGAAATAG
- a CDS encoding FecCD family ABC transporter permease: MKNNPPYTIRFLIFFFLMVLLFLLNISLGSVNIPLSQVLKSLAGATDTSETWNYIVLDYRLPKAITALLVGSGLSICGLLMQTLFRNPLAGPYVLGISSGASLGVALLIMGSSIVGGSMRVLGQSQLFISLAASIGAFLVLFAVMIVSRQVKNTMSILIIGLMFSSLTSAVISVLSYFSSAENLQQYMFWGFGSLGNLTWNEVMIFTCIYLLAGLMLLPVIKSLNSLLLGENYAKSIGINIKTTKNLILLATSLLAGVITAFAGPIAFIGLAAPHMTKLLLNTSEHKIILPAAALLGANIMLISDTVAQLPTSEYTLPINAITTLFGAPIVIWLLLRKKKMVL; the protein is encoded by the coding sequence TTGAAGAACAATCCTCCATACACGATTAGATTTTTGATATTCTTCTTTTTGATGGTGTTGCTGTTTCTGCTCAATATAAGCCTGGGATCCGTCAATATTCCACTTTCGCAGGTCCTTAAAAGCCTCGCCGGAGCTACAGATACAAGTGAAACCTGGAATTACATTGTCCTCGATTACCGGCTGCCAAAGGCCATAACTGCACTATTGGTCGGATCTGGTTTGTCAATTTGCGGATTATTGATGCAGACCTTGTTCAGAAATCCCCTGGCCGGCCCTTATGTGTTGGGAATAAGTTCCGGAGCAAGCTTAGGAGTTGCCTTACTGATCATGGGTTCTTCGATTGTTGGAGGTAGCATGAGGGTTTTGGGACAGTCTCAGCTGTTCATTTCTCTGGCTGCGAGCATCGGTGCCTTTTTAGTATTATTTGCGGTAATGATCGTATCCCGACAGGTTAAAAATACCATGAGCATACTTATCATCGGATTGATGTTCAGCAGCCTTACCTCTGCCGTAATAAGTGTATTATCCTATTTTAGTAGCGCGGAGAACCTGCAGCAATATATGTTTTGGGGCTTTGGAAGCCTGGGCAACCTGACCTGGAATGAAGTTATGATTTTTACCTGTATTTATCTTCTCGCGGGATTGATGCTGCTGCCTGTTATTAAATCCTTGAACAGCCTTTTATTGGGTGAGAATTATGCAAAAAGTATAGGGATCAATATTAAAACAACAAAAAATTTGATTCTTCTGGCAACAAGCCTTCTTGCAGGAGTCATAACTGCCTTTGCCGGACCAATTGCTTTTATCGGCCTGGCGGCCCCTCATATGACCAAACTCCTTTTAAACACTTCTGAACATAAAATAATTCTGCCTGCGGCAGCTCTGCTCGGAGCAAATATTATGCTTATAAGTGATACAGTGGCTCAGTTACCGACAAGTGAATATACGCTCCCGATCAACGCTATAACGACCTTGTTTGGGGCCCCTATCGTGATATGGCTGTTGCTTAGAAAAAAGAAAATGGTTTTATAA
- a CDS encoding ABC transporter substrate-binding protein, whose translation MKKSRRKLNFPVILFLFFFMSACDETRTKEKSTASRPINDKTVKYAKGFDIQNYKGHKKLIIKSPYPDAEQYQEIILIADPKMDFEGDYKINIPVKKIVATSTTHIPMIEILEEAESLVGFPGTGYISSKKTVSRIANGQVKELGNEQDFNTEVLLSLQPDVLIAFSMGKSNKLYRNIEKNGIPVIFNGDWLEDTPLGRAEWIKFFGAIYNKEKEADSIFNTIEKAYLEAKNIAKGAQKSPTIISGVLFKDKWNLPAGESFTAKLFEDANTDYLWKESDGQGSLVLSFESVFDKGSKAEFWIGSGYYTSLEELVAANAHYQQFNAFETGNIYSFSKRRGPNGGVEYFEYGPLKPHIVLRDLIKVVHPELLPYHSPYFLQKLD comes from the coding sequence ATGAAAAAATCACGTCGCAAACTCAATTTTCCGGTAATCCTTTTTCTTTTCTTTTTTATGTCCGCATGCGATGAAACCAGGACTAAAGAAAAATCCACAGCATCCCGGCCGATAAATGACAAAACCGTTAAATACGCCAAAGGATTTGATATTCAAAACTATAAAGGGCACAAAAAACTGATTATAAAATCTCCATATCCTGATGCTGAACAGTACCAGGAGATTATTTTGATTGCTGATCCAAAAATGGATTTTGAGGGGGATTATAAAATTAATATACCCGTAAAAAAAATCGTTGCAACTTCAACGACCCATATCCCTATGATTGAAATTTTGGAAGAAGCTGAAAGTCTTGTTGGATTTCCCGGAACAGGATACATCTCCTCAAAAAAAACGGTGTCAAGGATAGCCAACGGACAGGTCAAAGAGCTTGGAAATGAACAGGATTTTAATACAGAGGTACTTCTCAGCTTGCAACCCGATGTTTTAATTGCTTTTTCTATGGGTAAATCCAATAAACTTTATCGAAATATCGAAAAAAACGGTATTCCGGTAATATTTAACGGTGACTGGCTTGAGGACACGCCTTTGGGTAGAGCCGAATGGATCAAATTTTTTGGTGCAATTTACAATAAGGAAAAGGAAGCGGACAGTATTTTCAATACTATTGAGAAAGCGTATTTAGAAGCAAAAAACATTGCCAAAGGTGCCCAAAAGTCTCCAACTATCATTTCGGGGGTTTTGTTCAAGGACAAATGGAATTTACCGGCAGGTGAAAGTTTTACCGCGAAGTTGTTCGAAGACGCAAATACAGATTATCTTTGGAAGGAATCTGATGGCCAGGGAAGCCTGGTACTGAGTTTTGAAAGTGTATTTGATAAAGGGAGTAAGGCTGAATTCTGGATTGGATCAGGATATTATACAAGCCTGGAAGAACTGGTTGCTGCCAATGCTCATTATCAGCAGTTCAACGCTTTTGAAACAGGAAATATTTATTCCTTCTCCAAACGAAGAGGCCCCAACGGGGGCGTTGAATATTTTGAATACGGCCCCTTGAAACCTCATATTGTTCTGAGGGATTTAATTAAAGTGGTTCACCCTGAACTATTGCCGTATCACTCGCCTTATTTTCTTCAAAAACTGGATTAG
- a CDS encoding TonB-dependent receptor plug domain-containing protein, translated as MKKILLLLIICFGTIHAQNDSVNRLDEIVLRANFSPVVNSGYEVKVISDSILKNSYSSLGELLQKQANFYFKQNGYGMVSSISLRGTSASQTGVYWNGIGINSALNGQTDFNTIQANGFDELEVRKGGGSVLLGNGSIGGAVNLKDQVSFYRKKRIQVLGGAGSFGTYFGQVTGLFSTERFYTKVSGGLQYSENDYPYPGTELKNENGAFQNYNLNATFGYKLNEMHSVRLHTVVFENDRDLSRTMTVESNSRLKNTDRRLLFDWMYVGERFTSSFKAAYLHEDFTYFFDKNMPENISVGSSDRIIGKYDLSYFFTNNLFLKGGAEFENATGDGSNIDDATQNDFTAYVLMHHEPWERFQYNISLRAGASSAYSIPLIYSADAKYELIDKFSLRAAFSTNYRLPTFNDLYWEPGGNPDLKPEFSSSAEAGINYVNKGFRFSAAYYIINSEDLIQWRPVTQDFWRPQNVSKASSNGFETAVSYNRAFREHNLALRLSYDYTLAKDKELDKQLIYVPEHKAACLLDYSWKKWRFNYHLQYVGEVFITTSNSQSLDDYLLSDISFNRLLLKDMFAVQFKINNVFDTNYQSVAYRPMPGRNYVIQINFKL; from the coding sequence ATGAAAAAAATACTACTTCTTTTAATTATCTGTTTTGGGACGATCCATGCCCAGAACGACAGTGTCAATAGGCTTGATGAAATTGTATTGCGAGCTAACTTTTCCCCGGTGGTTAACAGTGGTTACGAGGTCAAAGTAATTTCAGATTCGATTTTAAAGAATTCATATTCCAGTCTTGGGGAGCTGCTTCAAAAACAAGCAAACTTTTATTTCAAACAAAATGGTTATGGAATGGTTTCGTCCATTTCACTTCGTGGAACCAGTGCTTCGCAAACAGGTGTATACTGGAACGGAATCGGGATTAATTCAGCTTTGAACGGACAAACTGACTTCAATACGATCCAAGCCAATGGTTTTGATGAACTGGAGGTAAGAAAAGGAGGGGGGAGTGTGCTATTGGGAAATGGGTCCATCGGAGGGGCGGTAAATCTTAAAGATCAGGTTTCATTTTACAGGAAAAAGCGGATACAGGTATTAGGAGGTGCTGGTAGTTTTGGCACCTATTTTGGACAAGTTACGGGGTTGTTCTCAACGGAACGGTTTTATACAAAAGTTTCGGGAGGACTTCAATATTCTGAAAATGATTATCCTTATCCGGGAACAGAACTTAAGAATGAAAACGGGGCCTTTCAAAATTATAACCTGAATGCCACATTTGGGTATAAGCTAAATGAAATGCACTCGGTTCGTTTGCACACTGTTGTTTTTGAAAATGACCGGGACTTGTCGAGAACCATGACTGTTGAGAGCAATAGCCGTTTAAAAAATACGGATCGAAGGCTTTTATTTGACTGGATGTATGTAGGTGAAAGATTTACATCCTCTTTTAAGGCGGCATACCTCCATGAAGACTTCACTTATTTTTTCGATAAGAATATGCCCGAAAATATATCTGTTGGTTCGAGTGACAGGATCATTGGAAAGTATGACCTAAGTTACTTCTTTACGAACAATCTTTTTCTAAAGGGAGGAGCTGAATTTGAAAATGCAACAGGTGATGGAAGTAATATTGATGATGCTACCCAAAATGATTTTACGGCCTATGTACTCATGCATCACGAGCCCTGGGAACGATTTCAATACAATATAAGTTTACGAGCAGGAGCATCTTCTGCTTATTCTATTCCCTTAATCTATTCTGCAGATGCTAAATATGAATTGATTGATAAGTTTTCCTTAAGAGCTGCTTTTTCAACAAATTATCGCTTGCCAACCTTTAACGATCTCTATTGGGAACCAGGAGGCAACCCGGATCTGAAACCGGAATTCAGTTCTTCTGCTGAAGCCGGGATAAACTACGTAAATAAAGGTTTTAGGTTCAGTGCCGCCTATTATATAATCAACAGCGAAGACCTCATTCAATGGAGACCGGTTACGCAGGATTTTTGGCGGCCCCAAAATGTAAGTAAGGCGTCCAGTAATGGTTTTGAAACAGCAGTTTCATATAACAGAGCATTTAGGGAACACAACCTGGCTTTAAGGTTATCTTATGATTACACCCTGGCTAAGGATAAGGAACTGGATAAACAACTTATTTATGTTCCGGAACACAAAGCCGCTTGCCTCTTAGATTACAGCTGGAAAAAGTGGCGATTTAATTATCATTTACAATATGTAGGAGAAGTATTCATTACAACAAGCAATAGTCAAAGCCTGGATGATTATCTGCTGTCTGACATCTCCTTTAACAGGTTATTGCTCAAGGATATGTTTGCCGTACAATTTAAGATCAACAACGTGTTTGATACAAATTATCAATCCGTTGCATATCGCCCAATGCCTGGGAGAAACTATGTAATTCAAATTAATTTTAAACTATAA
- a CDS encoding DUF5074 domain-containing protein, with translation MKKINYVYVLMTLAMLFSSCSDDNDTPEEPKGDYENGYFVSNEGPFQNGSGTITFVGNDGTVSQNVYKTVNGEDLGNIVNSMYIEGDKAYIVVNNSNRIVIVNRYTMEKEAVIDGEGINNPRHFAAANGKGFISNWGDPFDSADDFITVVSLESNSVLDKIPVAEGPEQMIVSGNKLFVCLQGGYGSNNKVVAIDTSNNSVLNNIKVGDVPESIVTDSKGYLWVLCTGNPAYTGNETAGSLNKIDPSDYTLTTFEFETVQHPSLLNSELGELFYSLDGKVYIMDEDGAELPVDAIKGLDGFFYSMLVDGGQLYATDAKDYASEGDLKVFDIRSGTSLETIRTGIVPGQVVIP, from the coding sequence ATGAAAAAAATCAACTATGTATACGTGCTAATGACATTGGCAATGCTCTTCAGCTCCTGTTCTGATGACAATGATACGCCTGAAGAACCAAAAGGAGATTATGAAAACGGTTACTTTGTGAGTAATGAGGGGCCGTTTCAAAATGGAAGTGGAACCATAACATTTGTAGGAAATGACGGAACCGTCAGCCAGAATGTTTACAAAACGGTCAATGGAGAAGATCTGGGAAACATTGTAAATTCGATGTATATAGAGGGGGACAAGGCCTATATCGTGGTTAATAATTCCAACAGGATTGTTATTGTTAACCGTTATACCATGGAGAAAGAAGCCGTAATTGATGGAGAGGGTATAAATAATCCGAGGCATTTTGCAGCAGCCAACGGGAAAGGATTTATTTCCAACTGGGGAGATCCTTTTGATTCTGCAGATGATTTTATTACCGTAGTAAGTCTCGAGTCTAATTCAGTACTTGATAAAATTCCAGTTGCTGAAGGCCCTGAGCAAATGATAGTTTCGGGAAACAAATTGTTTGTTTGCCTGCAAGGCGGTTATGGCAGTAACAATAAGGTGGTGGCGATAGATACTTCAAATAACAGTGTTTTAAATAATATCAAAGTTGGGGATGTTCCTGAATCTATTGTAACAGACAGTAAAGGATATCTATGGGTCTTATGCACCGGAAATCCAGCGTATACGGGAAATGAAACTGCCGGGTCTTTGAATAAAATTGATCCATCTGATTATACCTTAACTACATTTGAGTTTGAAACTGTTCAGCATCCGTCTCTGTTGAATTCAGAATTAGGTGAATTGTTTTATTCGCTGGATGGGAAAGTTTACATTATGGATGAAGATGGTGCAGAATTACCTGTGGACGCCATTAAAGGCCTTGATGGATTCTTCTATTCTATGTTGGTTGACGGAGGTCAATTATATGCAACGGACGCAAAAGATTATGCAAGCGAAGGGGATTTAAAAGTTTTTGATATACGATCCGGAACCTCTTTGGAAACAATTAGGACAGGTATCGTTCCGGGTCAGGTGGTAATTCCTTAA
- a CDS encoding DUF2147 domain-containing protein, with the protein MIKYVTLFLFLFCCQFAMAQNVTGKWKTYDIFDRNRAESIVFISIVNNSLYVIIDEIIPEDHKNDLCTKCTDSRKDKPIKGMLILEGAKLKNGVWQGAKILNAKNGKEYGCEISLSSPDLLKVRGFIGYRIFGKNLYWTRVKENEYQ; encoded by the coding sequence ATGATTAAATATGTAACCCTCTTTTTATTTCTTTTTTGTTGTCAGTTTGCAATGGCTCAGAATGTCACTGGCAAATGGAAAACCTATGATATATTTGACAGGAACAGAGCTGAGTCAATCGTTTTCATAAGTATCGTCAACAATTCTCTCTATGTGATCATTGATGAAATCATTCCTGAGGATCATAAAAACGACCTTTGCACAAAATGTACTGACAGCAGAAAAGATAAACCCATCAAAGGAATGCTTATTCTTGAGGGAGCCAAATTGAAAAACGGTGTATGGCAAGGTGCAAAAATTCTAAATGCCAAAAATGGTAAAGAATACGGCTGCGAAATAAGCCTTTCATCACCGGACCTGCTAAAGGTAAGAGGATTTATCGGTTATCGAATCTTTGGTAAAAACCTATATTGGACGCGTGTGAAAGAAAATGAATACCAGTAG
- a CDS encoding DUF2147 domain-containing protein, whose amino-acid sequence MRKVIYVCTLFVLISFSSRAQGVLGKWHSIDPDTGAKESVIQVYKEGNKLYGKIIEILNEEDKDKTCTECTGKDKNVPIQGLVIVRGLSEEGDEWTGGKVLDPKNGKLYKCYISLESEDKLKLRGYIGFSLIGRTEYWYRVKTDD is encoded by the coding sequence ATGAGAAAAGTAATTTATGTATGTACACTTTTTGTCCTGATTTCCTTTTCTTCAAGGGCACAAGGCGTATTGGGAAAATGGCATAGTATCGATCCCGATACGGGTGCCAAAGAATCTGTAATTCAGGTTTATAAGGAAGGGAACAAACTCTACGGCAAGATCATTGAGATTTTAAATGAAGAGGACAAAGATAAAACCTGTACAGAATGCACGGGTAAGGATAAGAATGTCCCTATTCAAGGTTTGGTGATCGTAAGAGGTCTTAGCGAAGAAGGTGACGAATGGACAGGAGGAAAGGTCCTGGACCCAAAAAATGGAAAACTCTACAAATGCTATATCTCTCTCGAATCAGAAGATAAGTTAAAATTAAGAGGGTATATTGGATTTTCTCTAATCGGGAGAACAGAATATTGGTATCGGGTAAAAACTGATGATTAA
- a CDS encoding YihY/virulence factor BrkB family protein has product MSRFRKRHDLPIVDWIVKTLKKVKIPGMEGMDLYDLLEMYVAGIVKGALTSRAGSIAFSFFIALFPFALFVLTLIPFVPIEGFQDDFMSLVFKVMPSKDASDAVAHVLNDIATNKYGELLSFGFILSIFLMTNGVNAVLSGFEYTYHQIQTRTVIRQYMVSLGISLVLSFLLLVTVGVIILIEFFIKSLNEQGVVSDTNFWLSSLQFIILVGMLFVGISLLYYFGTREGRHSPFFSPGTILTIVLFLINFKIFQAYVEKFGQYNQIYGSIGTVLVIMLFIWLNSIILLLGFELNASLLKLHHKNLEAKE; this is encoded by the coding sequence ATGAGTAGGTTTAGGAAACGGCATGATCTTCCAATTGTCGACTGGATCGTCAAGACTTTAAAAAAGGTCAAGATACCGGGCATGGAGGGAATGGACCTTTACGACCTTCTTGAAATGTATGTTGCGGGAATCGTGAAAGGCGCGTTGACTTCAAGAGCAGGTAGTATAGCCTTCAGCTTTTTTATTGCTTTATTTCCATTTGCACTATTCGTATTGACGCTTATACCCTTTGTTCCGATAGAAGGGTTTCAAGATGATTTTATGTCTTTGGTTTTCAAGGTCATGCCTTCAAAAGATGCCAGTGATGCCGTGGCTCATGTTCTAAACGACATAGCCACCAATAAATACGGGGAACTCTTGTCATTTGGTTTTATTTTGTCAATTTTTTTAATGACGAATGGCGTAAATGCCGTATTGAGCGGCTTTGAATATACCTACCATCAGATTCAAACGAGGACGGTTATTCGTCAATACATGGTTTCCCTTGGAATTTCATTAGTCCTTTCATTTCTGCTTTTAGTTACAGTAGGTGTGATCATTTTAATTGAATTCTTTATCAAGTCACTGAATGAACAAGGAGTGGTCAGTGATACAAATTTCTGGTTGAGCTCGTTGCAGTTCATCATCCTAGTGGGAATGCTTTTTGTAGGTATTTCCCTACTCTACTATTTTGGTACAAGAGAAGGAAGACACAGCCCCTTCTTTTCACCGGGTACCATTCTTACCATTGTTTTATTCCTGATCAACTTTAAGATTTTTCAGGCGTATGTTGAAAAGTTTGGCCAGTACAACCAGATTTATGGCTCAATTGGTACCGTCCTTGTCATTATGCTTTTTATTTGGCTAAATTCTATTATATTGCTGCTCGGATTCGAACTGAATGCAAGTTTATTAAAACTGCATCATAAAAATTTAGAAGCAAAAGAATGA